In Nocardioides marinus, one DNA window encodes the following:
- a CDS encoding amino acid ABC transporter substrate-binding protein codes for MIRNRTSRRGAFAATACLALATTLGACGLGSDTASGEGDDEIVIGVSLPLTGDFSEPGKGVQRGYEAWAAYVNENGGLLGKQVRLEILDDQSSADRVASDYEKLINQDGVDLVFGPFSTRLVVPAAQVAEDYGFLFVEPAGAAEEVFTQGFENLFYAAPAIADDHYNLLAEAIIAMPESERPETAAYATMDDPFAQGTAYGLKGKLEAAGIKTVADEVYPPNTTDFSSIAAKIADTKADIVVGGTQYQDAVNLIVALQQLDFQPEMAAFSTAPTNPEFPKAIGSKTEGILSPTGYTPEASYPENQAFVEFYTDMFGNPPSEDEANAWTTGEVVAAAVEAVGCADPSQECQQQLIDHLRDATVDTVVGPLSWDAQGRPESAHLIQQYVDGEIRIVLPEDQAEAELITVKPAW; via the coding sequence ATGATCCGCAACCGGACGTCGCGACGCGGCGCCTTCGCCGCCACCGCCTGCCTGGCTCTGGCCACCACTCTCGGTGCCTGCGGGCTGGGCTCGGACACAGCGAGCGGCGAGGGCGACGACGAGATCGTCATCGGCGTCTCGCTGCCGCTCACCGGCGACTTCAGCGAGCCGGGCAAGGGCGTCCAGCGCGGCTACGAGGCCTGGGCCGCCTACGTCAACGAGAACGGGGGCCTCCTGGGCAAGCAGGTCAGGCTCGAGATCCTCGACGACCAGTCGAGCGCTGACCGGGTCGCCTCGGACTACGAGAAGCTGATCAACCAGGACGGCGTCGACCTCGTCTTCGGTCCGTTCTCCACCCGCCTCGTGGTGCCCGCCGCCCAGGTCGCCGAGGACTACGGATTCCTCTTCGTCGAGCCGGCCGGCGCAGCGGAGGAGGTCTTCACCCAGGGGTTCGAGAACCTCTTCTACGCAGCGCCGGCCATCGCCGACGACCACTACAACCTGCTCGCCGAGGCGATCATCGCGATGCCCGAGTCCGAGCGTCCTGAGACGGCCGCGTACGCCACGATGGACGACCCGTTCGCGCAGGGCACCGCCTACGGCCTCAAGGGGAAGCTCGAGGCGGCCGGCATCAAGACCGTCGCCGACGAGGTCTACCCGCCCAACACCACCGACTTCAGCTCCATCGCCGCCAAGATCGCCGACACCAAGGCCGACATCGTGGTCGGCGGCACGCAGTACCAGGACGCCGTGAACCTGATCGTCGCGCTGCAGCAGCTGGACTTCCAGCCCGAGATGGCGGCCTTCTCCACCGCGCCGACCAACCCGGAGTTCCCGAAGGCGATCGGCTCGAAGACCGAGGGCATCCTCTCGCCGACCGGCTACACGCCTGAGGCGTCGTACCCGGAGAACCAGGCGTTCGTGGAGTTCTACACCGACATGTTCGGGAACCCGCCGTCGGAGGACGAGGCCAACGCCTGGACCACCGGCGAGGTCGTGGCTGCTGCCGTGGAGGCGGTCGGGTGCGCCGACCCGTCGCAGGAGTGCCAGCAGCAGCTGATCGACCACCTGCGCGACGCCACCGTCGACACCGTCGTCGGGCCGCTGAGCTGGGACGCACAGGGCAGGCCGGAGAGCGCCCACCTGATCCAGCAGTACGTCGACGGCGAGATCCGGATCGTGCTGCCCGAGGACCAGGCCGAGGCGGAGCTCATCACCGTCAAGCCGGCCTGGTGA
- a CDS encoding LacI family DNA-binding transcriptional regulator yields the protein MKPQTTRPRLIDVADAAGVSIATASRALSGTPGVSESLAQRVRATAAELGYAANLHARSLASGSTSTIGLVVHEIGDPYFSEIASGVLRIAADQGRTVQICHTGRDPQVELQQIRSMVASRVGAIVVAGSGFVDPSIELPARRELEVFSDAGGRVAVIGRHHLGVDAVLPANVEGGRAVAEHVLGLGHRRIAVLTGSTGLTTVADRLDGIREALGAAGVAVADVPVIEEAFTRAGGRAGARRVLESHPRTTAVIALNDDMAIGCLSELRTAGVTVPTQISVTGFDDVAVAGDLSPALTTVRLPMVEMGARAVGLTLKEPGKRPRRLRVPAELVVRDSTGPAPA from the coding sequence ATGAAGCCGCAGACCACCCGTCCCCGCCTGATCGACGTCGCTGACGCCGCCGGGGTCTCCATCGCCACCGCCTCGCGCGCACTGTCCGGCACCCCCGGTGTCAGCGAGTCCCTCGCCCAACGGGTCAGGGCGACGGCCGCGGAGCTCGGGTACGCCGCCAACCTGCACGCGCGGTCCCTCGCGAGTGGCTCCACCTCCACGATCGGCCTGGTCGTGCACGAGATCGGGGACCCCTACTTCTCCGAGATCGCCAGTGGGGTCCTGCGCATCGCCGCCGACCAGGGACGCACCGTCCAGATCTGCCACACCGGCCGCGACCCACAGGTGGAGCTGCAACAGATCAGGAGCATGGTCGCCAGCCGCGTCGGCGCGATCGTGGTGGCCGGGTCCGGCTTCGTCGACCCCAGCATCGAGCTGCCCGCGCGCCGGGAGCTCGAGGTCTTCTCCGACGCGGGCGGCCGGGTCGCGGTCATCGGCCGCCACCACCTGGGGGTCGACGCCGTGCTGCCCGCCAACGTCGAGGGGGGGCGTGCGGTCGCCGAGCACGTGCTCGGCCTGGGCCACCGACGTATCGCCGTCCTGACCGGGTCGACCGGTCTCACCACCGTCGCCGACCGGCTCGACGGCATCCGGGAGGCTCTGGGCGCAGCCGGTGTCGCGGTGGCCGACGTCCCGGTCATCGAGGAGGCGTTCACGCGTGCCGGGGGACGTGCCGGCGCGCGTCGGGTGCTGGAGTCCCACCCCCGCACCACCGCCGTGATCGCACTCAACGACGACATGGCGATCGGTTGCCTGTCCGAGCTGCGTACCGCCGGTGTCACGGTGCCGACCCAGATCTCGGTGACCGGGTTCGACGACGTGGCCGTCGCAGGCGACCTGTCACCGGCGCTCACGACGGTACGCCTGCCCATGGTCGAGATGGGGGCGCGCGCGGTCGGACTCACGCTCAAGGAGCCGGGCAAACGCCCCCGGCGCCTTCGGGTGCCGGCCGAGCTCGTCGTGCGTGACTCCACCGGGCCGGCCCCCGCATGA
- a CDS encoding glycerate kinase: MAADKFKGSLTAREVADALRAGVSRTAPTARVVRVPVADGGDGTLEAALSAGFERRPVTVAGPTGDPVDTAYARRGDTAVVELADASGLLRLPGPPAPWAADTSGTGQVLATAIEDGCRQVVLGVGGSCSTDGGAGLVTALGAQLLDADGEPIAPGATGLRAVHRLDLTALRTRLAGVSVVLACDVDNPLLGPGGAAAVYGPQKGAGPDDVPLLETALAGWADLVARVTGRDLRDAPGAGAAGGAGFAALALLGAELCSGVRTVLDLVGFDDVVRSADLVVTGEGSLDEQSLRGKAPIGVVTAATRLGIPVVGVCGRTTLDAATLAEAGFRRVWSLADHEPDPAVSMRDAARLLTAVGADLGHHLHQLAPTR; the protein is encoded by the coding sequence GTGGCCGCCGACAAGTTCAAGGGCTCCCTCACCGCCCGTGAGGTCGCGGACGCCCTGCGCGCGGGGGTGTCCCGCACCGCACCCACGGCCCGTGTGGTCCGTGTCCCGGTGGCCGACGGCGGGGACGGGACCCTCGAAGCGGCGCTGTCCGCGGGGTTCGAGCGGCGACCGGTCACGGTGGCGGGGCCCACCGGCGACCCCGTCGACACGGCGTACGCCCGGCGCGGCGACACCGCCGTGGTCGAGCTCGCCGACGCCTCGGGGTTGCTGCGTCTCCCCGGACCACCTGCGCCGTGGGCCGCCGACACGTCGGGCACGGGCCAGGTGCTCGCCACCGCGATCGAGGACGGCTGCAGGCAGGTCGTCCTCGGTGTCGGCGGTAGCTGCTCCACGGACGGCGGCGCCGGTCTCGTCACCGCACTCGGTGCTCAGCTCCTCGACGCCGACGGCGAGCCCATCGCCCCCGGCGCCACCGGCCTCCGCGCCGTCCACCGCCTCGACCTCACCGCGTTGCGCACACGGCTCGCGGGCGTGAGCGTCGTCCTGGCCTGCGACGTCGACAACCCCCTCCTCGGACCCGGTGGCGCCGCCGCCGTCTACGGCCCCCAGAAAGGCGCCGGCCCCGACGACGTGCCGCTGCTCGAGACGGCACTGGCGGGCTGGGCCGACCTCGTGGCGCGCGTGACCGGCCGGGACCTGCGCGACGCCCCCGGCGCGGGCGCCGCCGGCGGCGCCGGCTTCGCCGCCCTGGCGCTCCTCGGCGCCGAGCTGTGCTCCGGGGTCCGGACGGTCCTGGACCTCGTGGGCTTCGACGACGTCGTACGGTCCGCGGACCTCGTGGTGACCGGCGAGGGCTCCCTGGACGAGCAGAGCCTGCGCGGCAAGGCCCCCATCGGCGTGGTCACTGCCGCCACGCGACTGGGGATCCCCGTGGTGGGGGTGTGTGGACGGACCACGCTCGACGCCGCCACCCTCGCGGAAGCCGGTTTCCGCCGCGTCTGGTCCCTCGCCGACCACGAGCCCGACCCAGCCGTCTCCATGCGCGATGCCGCACGACTGCTCACCGCCGTCGGGGCCGACCTCGGCCACCACCTGCACCAGCTCGCGCCCACCCGCTGA
- a CDS encoding cytochrome P450: MATAQELPDTADLTADRFRTMSGASVGPRDLPPPSGAALPPGPRWPVLVQSAALMRFRHWFHPYLQRRYGDVFTVRLIPGGRPLVFFTRPEHAREIFAGDPEVFHAGKGNAILGPIMGRHSLLLQDSLEHKRARKLLMPAFNGHALKGYRDLVTELAADEAEHWPDGATFRSLDRMNALTLEVILRVVFGVTDADRLAAMRPLVNATVDISPVVLLGWGYPRLQRMGPWKRTVDTQAALDRLIHAEIRERRTAPDLAERTDVLSRLIRAGADESGEEPLTDTELRDQLVTLLLAGHETTATSLAWALRELGQHPDLLRRSQEAAAGTGPDGPTAEDDAWLEAVVKESMRLHPVIPMVVRTLMEPVTIGGVDLPAGTTVGPSIIVAHQRPENHPEPDAFRPERFLGQNPPTNTWIPFGGGVRRCIGAGFAQMEGVAVLREVLTRWDVAAVGPEDPKVRNITSVPKRGALVRVTRR; this comes from the coding sequence GTGGCCACCGCGCAGGAGCTCCCCGACACCGCCGACCTGACCGCCGACCGCTTCCGCACCATGAGCGGCGCCTCGGTCGGCCCCCGCGACCTGCCGCCGCCGTCGGGCGCCGCGCTGCCTCCGGGGCCGCGCTGGCCGGTGCTGGTGCAGAGCGCGGCGCTGATGCGCTTCCGGCACTGGTTCCACCCCTACCTGCAGCGCCGGTACGGCGACGTGTTCACCGTCCGCCTCATCCCCGGCGGCCGGCCGCTGGTCTTCTTCACCCGACCCGAGCACGCGCGCGAGATCTTCGCCGGCGACCCGGAGGTCTTCCACGCCGGCAAGGGGAACGCGATCCTCGGACCGATCATGGGCCGGCACTCGCTGCTGCTGCAGGACTCCCTGGAGCACAAGCGGGCGCGCAAGCTGCTGATGCCGGCGTTCAACGGGCACGCGCTCAAGGGGTACCGCGACCTCGTCACCGAGCTGGCCGCCGACGAGGCCGAGCACTGGCCCGACGGGGCGACCTTCCGCTCGTTGGACCGCATGAACGCCCTGACCCTCGAGGTGATCCTTCGCGTGGTCTTCGGCGTCACCGACGCCGACCGGCTCGCGGCGATGCGGCCGCTGGTCAACGCCACCGTCGACATCAGCCCCGTGGTGCTGCTCGGCTGGGGCTACCCGCGGCTGCAGCGGATGGGGCCGTGGAAGCGGACGGTCGACACCCAGGCGGCCCTGGACCGGTTGATCCACGCGGAGATCCGCGAGCGTCGTACGGCGCCGGACCTGGCCGAGCGCACCGACGTGCTGTCCCGGCTGATCCGGGCCGGGGCCGACGAGTCCGGCGAGGAGCCGCTCACCGACACCGAGCTGCGCGACCAGCTCGTCACCCTGCTGCTCGCCGGGCACGAGACCACCGCGACGTCGCTGGCGTGGGCGCTGCGCGAGCTCGGCCAGCACCCCGACCTGCTGCGCCGCAGCCAGGAGGCCGCGGCCGGCACCGGGCCCGACGGGCCCACCGCCGAGGACGACGCGTGGCTCGAGGCGGTCGTGAAGGAGTCGATGCGGCTGCACCCGGTGATCCCGATGGTGGTGCGCACGCTGATGGAGCCCGTCACGATCGGCGGGGTCGACCTGCCGGCCGGCACGACCGTGGGGCCCTCGATCATCGTGGCCCACCAGCGCCCCGAGAACCATCCCGAGCCCGATGCGTTCCGCCCCGAGCGGTTCCTCGGTCAGAACCCGCCGACCAACACCTGGATCCCCTTCGGCGGCGGCGTACGACGCTGCATCGGTGCGGGGTTCGCGCAGATGGAGGGCGTGGCCGTGCTGCGCGAGGTGCTGACCCGTTGGGACGTCGCCGCCGTCGGCCCCGAGGACCCGAAGGTCCGCAACATCACCTCGGTGCCGAAGCGGGGCGCCCTGGTGCGGGTGACGCGGCGCTGA
- a CDS encoding M1 family aminopeptidase has product MTSLRRRTASLLASSLTASLAGAVAASVLTAPPAAAKPDTLFPSMGNGGYQVRSYDVALDYEPLTNRAIATVRIRAVARKAMNRFHLDFSGPEVTAVVVDQQPAGFVRRGDELVVTPAEPLEKGRFSAVVSYDGEPPEHTDPDGSTEGWVRTTDGAVAVNEPIGAMTWLPSNNTPGDKARFTFRVSAPAGYSVVANGELVETAPHGTGTTWTWRQDEPMSTYLAMVGIGRYDVTESSTTSIDGRELPLWFFEDSAVGGARTARQVLPEVIAFCERLFGAYPFSSGGHVVDDAYVGYALETQTRPFYPPGGASTSTVVHETAHQWFGNSVTLTDWHDIWLAEGWATYAEWLWSGAHDGRTPREHFDALYARDADDDLWSPAPTEFTDPADLFGEPVYHRGAMTLVVLRREIGSRDFRRLGRKWAAKHAYGNVTTRDFERLAEKVSGERLDDLFDDWLRLDGKPKGY; this is encoded by the coding sequence GTGACCTCCCTGCGGCGCCGTACGGCGTCCCTGCTCGCCTCCTCGCTCACCGCGTCCCTGGCCGGTGCCGTCGCCGCGTCGGTGCTGACCGCGCCGCCCGCGGCGGCCAAGCCGGACACGCTGTTCCCGTCGATGGGCAACGGCGGCTACCAGGTGCGCTCCTACGACGTCGCGCTCGACTACGAACCGCTGACCAACCGCGCCATCGCCACCGTCCGCATCCGCGCCGTCGCGCGCAAGGCGATGAACCGCTTCCACCTGGACTTCTCCGGCCCCGAGGTCACCGCGGTCGTCGTCGACCAGCAGCCGGCGGGCTTCGTACGCCGCGGGGACGAGCTCGTCGTGACACCGGCCGAGCCGCTGGAGAAGGGCCGGTTCTCGGCGGTGGTGTCCTACGACGGCGAGCCGCCCGAGCACACCGACCCCGACGGCAGCACCGAGGGCTGGGTCCGCACCACCGACGGCGCGGTCGCGGTCAACGAGCCGATCGGCGCGATGACCTGGTTGCCTTCCAACAACACCCCGGGCGACAAGGCCAGGTTCACCTTCCGCGTCAGCGCCCCCGCGGGCTACTCCGTCGTCGCCAACGGCGAGCTCGTCGAGACCGCCCCGCACGGCACCGGCACGACGTGGACCTGGCGCCAGGACGAGCCGATGTCGACGTACCTCGCGATGGTCGGCATCGGTCGCTACGACGTCACGGAGTCCAGCACCACCTCGATCGACGGGCGCGAGCTGCCGCTGTGGTTCTTCGAGGACTCCGCCGTCGGCGGCGCCCGTACCGCCCGCCAGGTGCTGCCGGAGGTCATCGCGTTCTGCGAGAGGCTCTTCGGCGCCTACCCCTTCTCCTCCGGCGGGCACGTCGTCGACGACGCGTACGTCGGCTACGCGCTCGAGACCCAGACCCGGCCGTTCTACCCGCCGGGCGGGGCGTCGACGTCGACGGTCGTGCACGAGACCGCGCACCAGTGGTTCGGCAACTCCGTCACCCTCACCGACTGGCACGACATCTGGCTGGCCGAGGGGTGGGCGACCTACGCCGAGTGGCTCTGGTCGGGCGCGCACGACGGCCGCACCCCGCGCGAGCACTTCGACGCCCTCTACGCCCGCGACGCCGACGACGACCTGTGGAGCCCGGCGCCGACGGAGTTCACCGACCCCGCTGACCTGTTCGGCGAGCCGGTCTACCACCGCGGCGCCATGACCCTCGTCGTGCTGCGGCGCGAGATCGGCAGCCGCGACTTCAGGAGGCTCGGTCGGAAGTGGGCCGCCAAGCACGCCTACGGCAACGTCACCACCCGTGACTTCGAGCGGCTGGCAGAGAAGGTCTCCGGGGAGCGTCTCGACGACCTCTTCGACGACTGGCTGCGCCTGGACGGCAAGCCGAAGGGTTACTGA
- a CDS encoding IS30 family transposase encodes MGVGGRPRVRRSVERAFWDLVAEFPSPYAAGEAMGVSTRVVWRWLEESGGVKPRLAQPTRSLTYEERCRIEALHAAKVRPAEIARRLGRHRSTITRELTRNATARGAKGNYGAVNAQSKADQRACRPKVAKLATNQRLQHEVQDRLRKDHSPEQIARRLRQDFPDDAEMRVSHETIYQSLYVQSRGGLKRELTRHLRTGRTLRKPHRQPDQRRQRFAGMVMISERPADVEDRAVPGHWEGDLILGSTESGSAVGTLVERTTRFVMLLHLPGGHTAEIVQEAMVAKMATLPEQLRRSLTWDQGSEMANHIQIAEATGLSIYFCDPHSPWQRGSNENTNGLLRQYLPKGTDLSFYGPGMLDQVAAQLNARPRKTLKWRTPAEELEALLSGPSDPPVATTG; translated from the coding sequence ATGGGTGTTGGAGGCAGACCGCGGGTGCGGCGCAGCGTCGAGCGGGCGTTTTGGGACCTCGTGGCGGAATTTCCCTCCCCGTATGCCGCCGGCGAAGCGATGGGCGTGTCAACTCGCGTGGTGTGGCGCTGGCTCGAGGAATCTGGCGGAGTGAAACCAAGACTGGCCCAGCCGACGAGGTCGTTGACCTACGAGGAGCGCTGTCGCATCGAGGCGTTGCACGCCGCGAAGGTCCGACCTGCAGAGATCGCCAGGCGGCTGGGTCGACACCGCTCGACGATCACCCGGGAGTTGACCCGCAATGCCACCGCTCGGGGGGCAAAGGGCAACTACGGTGCGGTCAACGCACAGAGCAAGGCTGATCAGCGGGCTTGTCGCCCGAAAGTCGCGAAGCTGGCCACGAACCAGCGACTCCAGCACGAGGTGCAAGATCGACTTCGCAAGGACCACAGCCCTGAGCAGATCGCGCGACGGCTCAGGCAGGACTTCCCTGACGATGCGGAGATGCGGGTGTCGCACGAGACGATCTACCAGTCGTTGTACGTGCAGTCCCGAGGCGGGCTGAAGCGGGAACTGACACGCCACCTGCGCACCGGGCGCACGCTGCGTAAGCCCCATCGCCAACCCGATCAACGTCGCCAGCGGTTCGCCGGGATGGTGATGATCAGCGAACGACCCGCAGACGTCGAGGACCGGGCAGTGCCGGGCCATTGGGAGGGCGATCTGATCCTTGGCTCGACCGAGTCCGGATCCGCGGTCGGGACGCTGGTCGAGCGCACCACCAGGTTCGTGATGCTGCTGCACCTACCCGGTGGTCACACGGCCGAGATCGTCCAAGAAGCGATGGTGGCCAAGATGGCCACGCTGCCCGAGCAGTTGCGTCGATCTCTGACCTGGGACCAGGGCTCAGAGATGGCCAACCACATCCAGATCGCCGAAGCGACCGGACTCTCCATCTACTTCTGCGACCCCCACTCCCCTTGGCAGCGCGGGAGCAACGAGAACACCAACGGTCTGCTGCGTCAGTACCTGCCCAAGGGCACAGACCTCTCCTTCTACGGGCCTGGGATGCTCGACCAAGTGGCAGCCCAGCTCAACGCACGCCCCCGCAAGACACTGAAGTGGCGCACTCCCGCGGAAGAACTCGAAGCACTACTGTCCGGACCGTCAGATCCACCTGTTGCGACGACCGGCTGA
- a CDS encoding VOC family protein: MLRLTDVILDCPDAMALAGFYADVTGLPVKESSTPQWAGIDLGGLELAFNPVEDYRAPQWPGSDHPKQFHLDFEVDDLEAEEARLLALGATLLHDDTDEDGYGWRVYADPVGHPFCLCRNRGVTWADGRPHWP, translated from the coding sequence ATGCTGCGCCTGACCGACGTCATCCTCGACTGCCCCGACGCGATGGCCCTGGCGGGCTTCTACGCCGACGTCACCGGTCTGCCCGTCAAGGAGAGCAGCACCCCGCAGTGGGCCGGCATCGACCTCGGCGGCCTCGAGCTCGCCTTCAACCCCGTCGAGGACTACCGCGCCCCGCAGTGGCCCGGCAGCGACCACCCCAAGCAGTTCCACCTCGACTTCGAGGTCGACGACCTCGAGGCGGAGGAGGCCCGGCTGCTCGCCCTCGGCGCGACGCTGCTCCACGACGACACCGACGAGGACGGCTACGGCTGGCGGGTCTACGCCGACCCCGTCGGCCACCCGTTCTGCCTGTGCCGCAACCGCGGCGTCACCTGGGCCGACGGGCGCCCGCACTGGCCCTGA
- a CDS encoding leukotriene A4 hydrolase C-terminal domain-containing protein: MPRLTPDPHSYARPLEAVVRRMALDLDVDLDQQRLSGSVTLDVERVDPAARELVLDTWHLDLGAVTDGDGTPLEHHLGEHDEILGAPLTVRLGDSDRVVVHYATTDRATALQWLGPEQTSSGRPFLFTQSQPILARSWIPCQDSPGIRAPYDATVRVPVHLMAVMSAENPTERSTDGHYRFTMPEPVPTYLVALAVGDLRFRELGARSGVYAEEAVVEEAAWEFADTEAMIEAAERLYGPYRWGRYDLLILPPSFPYGGMENPRLTFATPTVIAGDRSLVTLVAHELAHSWSGNLVTNATWNDLWLNEGFTTYFETRIDEEMYGADYTSMLLRLGRQELEKTLADASPEQTVLHAELVDPDGHLPKLPYEKGSLFLRMLEARVGRETFDAFLRDYFDRFAFGSMDTPTFLAHLEAELLAPAGLTPADVRVEEWIHGPGVPDDAPVFSSDAFTLVEAQVARLLAGTPADDLDVDGWVSHQWVHLVRSLPVDADQALLDDVDAAFGFSTTGNIEVATAWFELVVGAGWVFERPAADEALADLLTRHGRALYLRKVYTRLAATERGRERAREIYEVARPTYHPVSQGVVDRILA, from the coding sequence GTGCCCCGCCTGACGCCCGACCCGCACTCCTACGCCCGCCCCCTCGAAGCCGTCGTACGCCGGATGGCGCTCGACCTCGACGTCGACCTCGACCAGCAGCGACTCAGCGGCTCGGTCACCCTCGACGTCGAGCGGGTCGACCCGGCTGCCAGGGAGCTGGTCCTCGACACCTGGCACCTCGACCTGGGCGCGGTCACCGACGGCGACGGCACCCCGCTCGAGCACCACCTCGGCGAGCACGACGAGATCCTCGGTGCTCCTCTGACGGTCCGGCTCGGCGACAGCGACCGGGTCGTCGTCCACTACGCCACCACCGACCGGGCCACCGCGCTGCAGTGGCTCGGCCCGGAGCAGACGTCCTCGGGCCGGCCGTTCCTCTTCACCCAGTCCCAGCCGATCCTGGCGCGCAGCTGGATCCCCTGCCAGGACAGCCCGGGCATCCGCGCGCCCTACGACGCCACCGTCCGCGTCCCCGTGCACCTGATGGCCGTGATGAGCGCGGAGAACCCCACCGAGCGCAGCACCGACGGGCACTACCGCTTCACCATGCCCGAGCCGGTGCCGACCTACCTCGTCGCCCTGGCCGTCGGCGACCTCCGCTTCCGCGAGCTCGGCGCCCGCAGCGGCGTCTACGCCGAGGAGGCCGTGGTCGAGGAGGCGGCGTGGGAGTTCGCCGACACCGAGGCGATGATCGAGGCCGCCGAGCGCCTCTACGGGCCCTACCGGTGGGGTCGCTACGACCTGCTGATCCTGCCGCCGAGCTTCCCCTACGGCGGCATGGAGAACCCCCGCCTCACCTTCGCCACGCCCACCGTCATCGCCGGCGACCGCTCCCTGGTCACCCTCGTCGCCCACGAGCTGGCGCACTCCTGGTCGGGCAACCTGGTCACCAACGCCACCTGGAACGACCTGTGGCTCAACGAGGGCTTCACGACGTACTTCGAGACCCGCATCGACGAGGAGATGTACGGCGCCGACTACACCTCCATGCTGCTCCGGCTCGGCCGGCAGGAGCTGGAGAAGACCCTCGCCGACGCCTCCCCTGAGCAGACCGTGCTGCACGCGGAGCTGGTCGACCCCGACGGGCACCTGCCCAAGCTGCCCTACGAGAAGGGCTCGCTGTTCCTGCGGATGCTCGAGGCCCGCGTGGGCCGCGAGACGTTCGACGCGTTCCTGCGCGACTACTTCGACCGCTTCGCGTTCGGCTCCATGGACACCCCGACCTTCCTCGCCCACCTCGAGGCCGAGCTGCTCGCCCCCGCCGGCCTCACGCCCGCGGACGTGCGGGTGGAGGAGTGGATCCACGGCCCCGGCGTGCCGGACGACGCCCCGGTCTTCTCCTCCGACGCGTTCACGCTCGTCGAGGCCCAGGTCGCCCGGCTGCTGGCCGGCACCCCGGCGGACGACCTCGACGTGGACGGCTGGGTCAGCCACCAGTGGGTGCACCTCGTCCGCTCGCTGCCCGTCGACGCCGACCAGGCTCTCCTCGACGACGTCGACGCCGCGTTCGGCTTCTCCACGACCGGCAACATCGAGGTCGCCACCGCCTGGTTCGAGCTGGTCGTCGGCGCCGGCTGGGTCTTCGAGCGGCCCGCCGCCGACGAGGCGCTGGCCGACCTGCTCACCCGGCACGGCCGGGCGCTCTACCTGCGCAAGGTCTACACCCGCCTCGCCGCCACCGAGCGGGGCCGGGAGCGGGCCCGGGAGATCTACGAGGTCGCGCGGCCGACGTACCACCCCGTCAGCCAGGGCGTCGTCGACCGCATCCTCGCCTGA
- a CDS encoding class I SAM-dependent methyltransferase — MSEEPQAEEFDTVAAWTADAVEELGADHALPAACRGSGSPAALEWLADRMGLAPGMRLLDSGAGVGGPARLVQGTHGVEPTLVDPMEGACRAAERLFGLRTLVGDGAALPVNSGGYDAGWSLGVLCTVEDKVAQVAELRRVVADGGAVGFLVFVRTVEELTDPPEGNHFITAEELDELVREAGLEVVDRAWLGDFDSPPQDWQDAADAVDDVVRRDHGDSESFQEAQRNQDRMIRLLRDGSVAGRLVACRVPGRRAGRDT; from the coding sequence ATGAGCGAGGAGCCGCAGGCGGAGGAGTTCGACACGGTGGCCGCCTGGACCGCCGACGCGGTCGAGGAGCTCGGTGCCGACCACGCCCTGCCCGCGGCGTGCCGGGGCAGCGGCAGCCCTGCCGCGCTGGAGTGGCTGGCCGACCGGATGGGGCTGGCGCCGGGCATGCGGCTGCTCGACAGCGGTGCCGGCGTCGGCGGACCGGCACGGCTGGTGCAGGGGACGCACGGGGTCGAGCCGACGCTGGTGGACCCGATGGAGGGCGCGTGCCGGGCCGCGGAGCGGCTCTTCGGGCTCCGGACGCTCGTCGGCGACGGGGCGGCGCTGCCGGTGAACAGCGGTGGGTACGACGCGGGCTGGTCGCTCGGGGTGCTGTGCACCGTCGAGGACAAGGTCGCCCAGGTCGCCGAGCTGCGGCGGGTGGTCGCGGACGGTGGGGCGGTGGGGTTCCTCGTGTTCGTCCGCACGGTCGAGGAGCTCACCGACCCGCCCGAGGGCAACCACTTCATCACCGCGGAGGAGCTCGACGAGCTGGTGCGCGAGGCCGGGCTGGAGGTCGTGGACCGGGCCTGGCTCGGCGACTTCGACAGCCCCCCGCAGGACTGGCAGGACGCCGCCGACGCGGTCGACGACGTCGTACGCCGCGACCACGGCGACAGCGAGTCGTTCCAGGAGGCCCAGCGCAACCAGGACCGGATGATCCGCCTGCTCCGGGACGGCTCGGTCGCCGGGCGGCTGGTGGCCTGCCGGGTTCCGGGGCGCCGCGCCGGACGCGACACGTAG